The Cloeon dipterum chromosome X, ieCloDipt1.1, whole genome shotgun sequence genome includes a window with the following:
- the LOC135947133 gene encoding muscle-specific protein 20, with protein MPARNKDQEAEVLQWIFNVIGEPLPSGQYEDVLKDGVVLCNLINKLAPGSVKKIQTKGTNFQLMENIQRFQQAVRKYGVPDEEIFQTADLFERRNIPQVTLSLYALGRITQKHPEYTGPTLGPKMAEKNEREFTEDQLRASEGHLGLQMGFNKGASQSGHGGFGNARHM; from the exons GCTCGGAACAAGGATCAGGAGGCTGAGGTGCTCCAGTGGATTTTCAACGTGATCGGAGAACCGTTGCCGTCTGGACAGTACGAGGACGTCCTCAAGGACGGCGTCGTGCTTTGCAACCTGATCAACAAGCTGGCACCTGGCTCCGTCAAGAAAATCCAGACCAAGGGAACAAACTTCCAGCTGATGGAAAACATTCAGAg ATTTCAGCAAGCAGTCCGTAAATATGGCGTTCCAGATGAAGAGATTTTTCAGACTGCCGACCTTTTCGAGAGGAGAAATATTCCACAGGTTACCCTGAGCCTCTACGCCCTTGGAAGAATA ACGCAGAAGCATCCTGAGTATACCGGCCCGACTCTCGGCCCAAAGATGGCTGAAAAGAATGAACGCGAGTTTACGGAAGATCAGTTGCGCGCCAGCGAGGGTCACCTTGGACTGCAAATGGGCTTTAACAAGGGAGCCTCACAGTCTGGCCATGGCGGCTTTGGCAACGCGAGACACATGTAA
- the sni gene encoding C-signal, with protein MKTVLITGCNRGLGLEFVRQLVNFKSPPAKIIATCRSLEKAQELKSLQAQNKSVHIIEIDVTNFESYNVTAKRVKELVGDDGLNLLINNAGITTKFTRLNMVKLEQIMDNFTVNTAAPIMLTKSLLPLLKAAAAKSPSSPLGANRAVVVNMSSILGSIELNKKEGGFYPYRASKAAINAATKSMSIDLKSEGIMTICMHPGWVQTDMGGKQAPLKPDKSIKGMLDVFSNLKPEHNGLFLQYDGAVLPW; from the exons ATGAAAACTGTTCTCATCACAGGATGCAATCGAGGATTGGGGTTGGAGTTTGTCAGACAGCTTGTCAACTTTAAGTCTCCGCCCGCCAAAATTATCGCCACTTGCAGAAGCTTGGAAAAAGCACAG gaACTGAAAAGTCTGCAGGCTCAAAACAAAAGCGTACACATTATCGAAATtg acgtgacaaattttgaaagctacaACGTTACCGCGAAAAGGGTGAAGGAATTGGTCGGGGATGATGGTCTCAATTTGCTGATCAACAACGCAGGCATCACCACAAAGTTCACGAGGCTGAATATGGTGAAACTGGAACAAATCATGGACAACTTCACTGTCAACACTGCCGCGCCGATAATGCTCACCAAA TCTCTGTTGCCGTTGTtgaaagcggcggcggcgaagagTCCTTCCTCTCCTTTGGGTGCGAACCGAGCTGTCGTCGTCAACATGAGCTCCATTCTTGGCTCGATAGAACTGAACAAGAAGGAGGGAGGCTTTTACCCTTACAGGGCGAGCAAG GCCGCCATTAATGCTGCTACCAAGTCAATGAGCATCGATTTGAAGTCTGAGGGAATCATGACCATCTGCATGCACCCTGGCTGGGTGCAAACGGACATGGGAGGAAAGCAGGCTCCTCTCAAGCCTGACAAAAGCATCAAGGGCATGCTGGATGTGTTTTCCAACTTGAAACCTGAGCACAATGGACTTTTCCTTCAGTACGATGGTGCGGTCCTGCCGTGGTGA
- the Trxr1 gene encoding thioredoxin reductase 2, mitochondrial, translated as MSVLKICTKSFAASLGRQSERSVKKIYRISSSFRTFSTEGKLEYDLVVIGGGSGGLACAKEAVAQGARVAVLDYVQPSPRSTKWGLGGTCVNVGCIPKKLMHHASLLGEAIEDARSFGWRIPGNAEIDWLAMRDAVQDHIKSVNWVTRVSLRDNKIEYVNGRGRLADANTVVATLHNMKEVLLKTKNVVVAVGARPKYSTAIGAQELGISSDDIFSLEKPPGKTLVVGGGYIGLECAGFLNGFGYPSTVMLRSVPLRGFDQQMASMVVNEMEGRGVNFICKCVPESLSKTPDRRILVKWNTTPGANGGSGQGEDVFDTVLFAVGRKAVTDSLALEKAGVETHKETGKIFTTNEQTNVPNIFAVGDVLHRKPELTPVAVQAGRLLARRMFGNDKTLMDYDNVATTVFTPLEYGFVGLSEEESEKRHGPENLEVYHAFYKPTEFPIPQKDMSNCYIKVICLRREPRTVLGMHFVGPNAGEVIQGFSAAMKCRITMEQLLDTIGIHPTVAEEFTRLTITKRSGMDPNPQACCS; from the exons ATGAGTGTGTTGAAGATATGCACAAAATCCTTTGCCGCGTCCCTTGGAAGACAGTCGGAACGCAGTGTAAAGAAGATATATCGAATTTCGTCGTCATTCAGGACATTTTCAACAG aggGAAAATTGGAGTATGACTTGGTTGTCATCGGCGGCGGCTCAGGCGGACTCGCCTGTGCGAAGGAAGCAGTTGCTCAGGGTGCGAGGGTGGCTGTGCTGGACTACGTGCAACCATCGCCCCGCAGCACCAAATGGGGTCTCGGGGGCACTTGCGTCAACGTTGGATGCATTCCGAAGAAACTGATGCATCACGCGTCGTTGCTTGGCGAGGCAATCGAG GATGCTCGTTCCTTCGGCTGGAGAATTCCCGGAAATGCAGAAATCGACTGGCTGGCCATGAGGGACGCTGTCCAGGACCATATCAAGTCGGTGAATTGGGTCACGAGGGTGTCTCTGCGGGACAA caaaattgaGTATGTCAACGGTCGGGGACGCTTGGCAGACGCAAATACGGTTGTCGCCACTCTGCACAATATGAAAGAAGTTTTGCTCAAAACCAAAAACGTGGTGGTTGCCGTTGGTGCCAGACCGAAATACTCGACTGCAATTGGTGCTCAGGAACTCGGAATCAGCAGCGATGATATTTTCAGCCTCGAGAAACCCCCAGGGAAGACTCTGGTCGTCGGAGGAGGAT ATATTGGTCTGGAGTGCGCCGGCTTCTTGAACGGCTTTGGTTACCCTTCGACAGTGATGCTGAGGTCAGTGCCCCTACGAGGCTTTGACCAACAAATGGCCTCCATGGTGGTCAACGAAATGGAAGGCCGAGGGGTCAACTTCATTTGCAAGTGCGTGCCCGAATCGTTGAGCAAGACGCCGGACAGACGGATTTTGGTCAAGTGGAACACGACACCTGGCGCCAATGGTGGCTCCGGACAAGGAGAGGACGTCTTTGACACGGTTTTGTTCGCTGTTGGACGCAAAGCAGTCACAGACTCACTCGCTCTAGAAAAGGCCGGCGTCGAAACGCATAAAGAAACGGGAAAAATCTTTACCACCAATGAACAAACCAACGTGCCAAATATTTTCGCTGTTGGAGATGTCTTACAT AGGAAACCAGAACTGACGCCGGTAGCAGTGCAGGCGGGCCGACTGCTGGCCAGGCGGATGTTCGGCAACGACAAAACTCTGATGGACTACGATAACGTTGCTACCACTGTTTTTACTCCCCTCGAATATGGCTTCGTAGGATTAAGCGAAGAAGAGTCTGAAAAGAGACATGGACCAGAGAATCTAGAG GTTTACCACGCGTTTTACAAGCCGACGGAATTCCCGATTCCGCAAAAAGACATGTCCAATTGCTACATTAAAGTGATTTGCCTTCGAAGAGAACCGAGGACCGTGCTAGGAATGCATTTCGTCGGTCCAAACGCCGGCGAGGTAATCCAGGGTTTTTCTGCTGCCATGAA GTGCAGGATCACCATGGAGCAGCTGCTGGACACGATTGGCATTCACCCCACGGTTGCGGAGGAGTTCACAAGACTGACTATTACCAAGAGATCCGGAATGGACCCAAACCCTCAGGCATGTTGCAGTTAG
- the LOC135945904 gene encoding matrix metalloproteinase-2-like codes for MRRSSAWLAFLVLAVGRTAAMPAAPPPRMDKSANFVQLLREMNQTNDSDAAVQEADQALNFLQTFGYLDQSNLRIANFYSGDAVVNAIKQMQKFGAIPETGRLDNATVKLMHTKRCGVEDVTRKSDPDSLQLRSLTGHKQNSRSRTKRFIQGAEGWRKRTITYFISNWSPKLSEQVVVSEMQRAFQVWAEYANLKFVRVNSPDADIIVAFGRGPHGDGYSFDGEGLVLAHAFYPYEFGSFGGDIHFDDDEKWKLKLDGPFDDGVDFFSVAVHELGHSLGLAHSPEKDSVMFPYFKGFNNNPARLAYDDVLGMYHVYVSKNLPETDKTEAPDRQSPRPTTTTARPTTTRPTTRRIPGYPSYPTRRPYITTTTMRTTQRPSFVPTYEGDYDTVTSHRQKFGSSTPIGGRMTVQSTEKTSSSSTTHRTATEVVAHDDDDDDRQRPNKNNNTICDGAVDTIALLRGEIVVIRDSLVWRLSDKGVTLAGYPVPFRRLFWQLPDEVTKIDAIYERPGDNTIVIFSGDKYWETDGNRLSPNSPRSLTFLGLPSFVKKVDAVLVWGKNGKTYFFSDKYYWKMDDSLFMMEQGYPQKITERWRGVPSNIDAALTYRDGMTYFFKGKQYWRFDNAEIQTLQKYPKSSGRDWFGCS; via the exons ATGAGACGCAGCAGCGCTTGGCTCGCGTTCCTCGTGCTGGCCGTCGGCAGGACGGCGGCGAtgccggcggcgccgccgccaagAATGGACAAGTCGGCAAACTTCGTCCAACTGCTGCGCGAAATGAACCAGACCAACGACTCGGATGCTGCGGTCCAGGAAGCCGACCAGGCG TTGAATTTTCTCCAAACTTTCGGCTATCTGGATCAAAGCAACCTAAGAATCGCCAATTTCTACAGCGGAGATGCCGTCGTGAATGCGATCAAACAGATGCAGAAGTTCGGCGCCATTCCCGAAACGGGCCGATTGGACAATGCCACAGTcaag TTGATGCACACGAAGAGGTGCGGCGTGGAAGACGTGACCCGCAAAAGCGACCCCGATAGTCTGCAACTGAGGTCGCTCACGGGTCACAAGCAAAACTCAAGGAGCCGCACCAAACGCTTCATCCAGGGCGCAGAGGGGTGGAGGAAAAGAACAATCACTTACTT CATTTCCAACTGGAGTCCGAAGCTGAGCGAGCAGGTGGTCGTGTCGGAAATGCAGAGGGCCTTCCAAGTGTGGGCCGAGTACGCCAACCTCAAGTTTGTCCGGGTCAACAGCCCCGACGCGGATATTATTGTCGCCTTCGGCCGCGGACCGCACGGTGACGg ATACTCATTCGATGGCGAGGGCCTGGTTTTGGCGCACGCTTTTTACCCTTACGAGTTCGGCTCCTTTGGCGGCGACATCCACTTTGACGACGATGAAAAGTGGAAACTCAAGCTGGACGGCCCATTTGATGACG GCGTTGATTTCTTTTCCGTGGCCGTGCACGAGTTGGGTCACAGCCTGGGTCTGGCGCACTCGCCCGAGAAGGACTCGGTCATGTTTCCATACTTCAAGGGCTTCAACAACAATCCCGCCAGACTCGCCTACGACGATGTTCTCGGCATGTATCATGTGTATg TGAGTAAAAATTTGCCTGAAACGGACAAAACCGAAGCTCCAGATAGGCAGAGTCCGAGGCCAACGACAACGACAGCGCGACCGACGACGACAAGGCCGACGACTCGTCGAATCCCTGGTTATCCTAGTTATCCAACAAGGCGGCCGTACATAACAACGACCACGATGAGGACGACACAAAGGCCGAGTTTCGTGCCGACCTACGAAGGGGACTACGACACGGTGACCTCGCACAGACAAAAGTTCGGCTCGTCAACGCCGATCGGAGGGAGAATGACCGTGCAGTCGACGGAGAAGACGAGCAGCTCGAGCACCACGCACCGCACCGCCACCGAAGTCGTGGCGcacgatgacgacgacgacgacaggCAGcgcccaaataaaaataacaacaccATCTGCGACGGAGCAGTGGACACCATCGCCTTACTCAGAGGCGAAATCGTCGTTATTAGAGATTCg CTCGTGTGGAGGCTCTCAGACAAAGGAGTGACCCTGGCAGGTTATCCAGTGCCTTTCCGGAGGCTTTTTTGGCAGCTTCCTGATGAGGTGACCAAAATCGACGCCATTTACGAGAGGCCCGGTGACAACACAATCGTCATCTTCTCTG GTGATAAATATTGGGAGACTGACGGAAACAGGCTTTCGCCGAACTCACCGAGATCTCTGACCTTTTTGGGCCTGCCTTCGTTCGTGAAGAAAGTGGACGCCGTGCTAGTCTGGGGCAAAAACGGAAAAACCTATTTCTTTAGTGATAAATACTATTGGAAAATGGACGACTCGCTCTTTATGATGGAGCAAGGCTACCCGCAGAAAATCACCGAGAGGTGGAGAGGCGTTCCAAGCAACATCGACGCAGCCCTCACTTACAGAGACG GAATGACGTACTTCTTCAAAGGCAAGCAATACTGGAGGTTCGACAACGCGGAAATTCAAACCCTGCAAAAATATCCAAAGTCTTCGGGAAGAGATTGGTTTGGCTGCTCGTGA